The Clostridium sporogenes genome contains a region encoding:
- a CDS encoding DUF4883 family protein, producing the protein MKKFLKLIFLISISCFLLTSCNIVFPIDGLKGKKPNNFYYTNLLAKNITLEKQYKITILETNFYKGSEINKKDKELIKHFITLLKKENFKTFKKRPKSKPLYKIFFTFEKDKYIINVYNKQYISVYPFDGNFSMDYIDMSNIPEAYNLYNLCNFLFNK; encoded by the coding sequence TTGAAAAAATTTCTAAAATTAATATTTTTAATATCTATTTCCTGCTTTCTTCTAACATCCTGCAATATAGTATTCCCCATAGATGGACTAAAGGGTAAAAAGCCAAACAATTTCTACTATACTAATCTTTTAGCTAAAAATATAACCCTAGAAAAACAATATAAAATTACTATATTAGAAACTAATTTTTATAAAGGATCTGAAATAAATAAAAAAGATAAAGAACTAATAAAGCACTTTATAACTCTTTTAAAAAAAGAAAATTTTAAAACTTTTAAAAAAAGACCAAAATCAAAACCACTATATAAAATATTTTTTACATTTGAAAAAGATAAATACATAATAAATGTATATAATAAACAATATATTTCAGTGTATCCCTTTGATGGTAACTTCTCTATGGATTATATAGATATGAGTAATATACCTGAAGCCTACAATTTATATAATCTATGTAATTTTTTATTCAATAAATAG